One genomic segment of Pandoraea sputorum includes these proteins:
- a CDS encoding CDP-alcohol phosphatidyltransferase family protein: MPENHRGRLRNNVRHLSPFGRHKNPSEPSMNEDHDQGVEDDVPVRPRNRGIYLLPNAFTTAALFCGFFAIVQAMNDRFEQAAIAIFFAMVLDGMDGRVARMTNTQSAFGEQYDSLSDMTSFGVAPALVMYEWILHEIGKWGWLAAFVYVAGAALRLARFNANIGVVDKRFFQGLASPAAAALIAGFVWITIDNKLPVNVFWMPWVAFFLTIYAGMSMVSNAPFYSGKALDVRQRVSFGVVLLFMVGFILVSSDPPLALFGMFCVYSVSGYVLWAFRFVKGRRQRIFGEVDE; encoded by the coding sequence ATGCCGGAAAACCATCGCGGCCGCTTGCGCAACAATGTCAGGCATCTCTCGCCGTTCGGCCGTCACAAGAATCCATCAGAGCCATCGATGAACGAAGACCACGATCAGGGTGTGGAGGACGATGTGCCGGTGCGTCCGCGCAATCGCGGCATCTATCTGCTGCCGAACGCTTTTACGACCGCAGCACTCTTTTGCGGCTTCTTCGCCATCGTGCAGGCGATGAACGACCGCTTCGAGCAGGCGGCCATTGCCATCTTTTTCGCGATGGTGCTCGACGGCATGGACGGGCGCGTAGCCCGCATGACCAATACGCAGAGCGCCTTTGGTGAGCAGTACGATTCGCTGTCCGATATGACCTCGTTTGGCGTTGCGCCGGCGCTGGTGATGTACGAGTGGATCCTGCACGAAATCGGCAAGTGGGGCTGGCTCGCGGCGTTCGTCTATGTGGCGGGGGCAGCGTTACGTCTGGCGCGCTTTAACGCCAACATCGGCGTGGTCGATAAGCGCTTCTTCCAGGGGCTCGCCAGTCCGGCGGCGGCGGCATTGATCGCCGGGTTCGTCTGGATCACGATCGACAACAAGTTGCCGGTGAACGTGTTCTGGATGCCGTGGGTCGCATTCTTCCTCACCATCTATGCGGGGATGTCGATGGTGTCGAACGCGCCGTTCTACAGCGGCAAGGCGCTCGATGTGCGCCAGCGCGTCTCGTTCGGCGTGGTGCTGCTGTTCATGGTCGGCTTCATTCTGGTGTCGTCCGACCCGCCGCTGGCGCTGTTCGGCATGTTCTGTGTGTACAGCGTGTCGGGCTATGTGCTGTGGGCGTTCCGCTTCGTCAAGGGGCGCCGTCAGCGGATTTTCGGCGAAGTCGACGAATAA